From one Mya arenaria isolate MELC-2E11 chromosome 4, ASM2691426v1 genomic stretch:
- the LOC128233007 gene encoding ubiquitin carboxyl-terminal hydrolase 30-like — MFDKNLLLICGVSTAVAAAVYVFWGPSQRKKNKALCKGLENLGNTCFMNVILQSWAATPAVVSWLTDFMEKHRGTVERRCLAPPLLHSLRVINNEIEDVDDVHSPADIIGALRSHRWIISHDQQDAHELFNVFTTTLDEESTRFPAAPSLFDLNAIQQKAGKVEGGGEPEEGAHPGGLLQGREQDSPFRMLIASQMECVDCKYRHPVRYDINSTLSLAFPKSAWKSIKLEALLQKFITSEIVQDVKCPGCKKIQLQKQKDHPDVQGYLDESPKSSCLKRLTIGKLPQCLCIHMQRTQWLESGIPLKKYEHVVFPETLHLDDYVYTKCESTTRNGLLGGKALFGNTVVPLPTSSPVTSPTSGHVTLLRALNYDSRISSHGLFLQSMPSSPRAPAGSVHSDINHNSPKPQDYTYILTAVVVHLGDVFSGHFVTYRRSCVKKRGEKYSSQWLCTSDHAVKVVPFDEVLAAEAYMLFYERHQ, encoded by the exons ATGTTTGACAAAAATTTGCTTCTAATTTGTGGTGTGTCTACAGCCGTAGCTGCAGCAGTTTATGTCTTTTGGGGACCGTcacagagaaaaaaaaataaag CGCTATGCAAGGGACTGGAGAACCTTGGGAATACATGCTTCATGAACGTGATCCTGCAGTCGTGGGCGGCCACCCCGGCTGTTGTTAGCTGGCTCACAGACTTTATGGAAAAACACAGAGGCACTGTTGAGAGGCGATGCCTCGCCCCTCCACTCCTACACTCCCTTAGAG TTATCAACAATGAGATTGAGGACGTGGATGACGTGCATTCTCCTGCTGACATCATTGGTGCGCTGCGTTCACACCGCTGGATCATCTCCCATGATCAACAG GATGCCCATGAGTTGTTTAATGTATTCACAACAACACTAGATGAGGAGAGTACACGGTTTCCAGCGGCCCCCTCGTTATTTGACCTTAATGCTATACAG CAGAAGGCTGGAAAAGTTGAGGGAGGGGGAGAGCCCGAAGAGGGTGCTCATCCTGGGGGCCTGCTACAGGGCAGAGAGCAAGACAGCCCCTTCCGCATGCTTATCGCCAGCCAGATGGAGTGTGTGGACTGCAAGTACCGACATCCCGTCAGATATGACATCAACAGCACTCTCTCCCTAGCATTCCCGAAATCTGCATGG AAATCAATAAAACTAGAAGCACTTCTACAGAAGTTTATAACATCAGAGATAGTACAGGATGTGAAATGTCCAGGTTGCAAGAAGATTCAGTTGCAGAAACAGAAAGACCATCCCGATGTACAGGGATACCTAGATGAGAGCCCTAAATCTTCCTGTCTCAAAAGGCTCACTATTGGAAAG TTGCCGCAGTGCCTATGTATTCACATGCAGCGCACACAGTGGCTGGAGAGTGGGATCCCGCTGAAGAAGTATGAGCATGTTGTCTTCCCTGAGACCCTGCACCTCGACGACTATGTATACACCAAGTGTGAGTCCACCACTAGGAACGGCTTACTTGGAGGAAAAGCTCTTTTTGG TAACACTGTGGTGCCATTACCCACATCATCTCCCGTCACCTCACCTACATCGGGTCATGTCACGTTGCTACGGGCGCTGAACTACGACTCCCGAATCTCATCCCACGGGCTCTTCCTCCAGTCAATGCCCTCTAGTCCCAGAGCCCCTGCTGGCAGTGTGCACTCTGACATCAACCATAACAGTCCCAAGCCACAGGACTACACATACATACTCACAGCTGTGGTCGTCCATCTGGGGGATGTGTTTTCCGGACATTTTGTGACTTACAGGAGAAGTTGTGTGAAGAAGCGTGGTGAAAAGTACAGTTCACAGTGGTTATGTACATCTGACCATGCTGTCAAGGTGGTTCCATTTGACGAAGTTCTCGCAGCAGAGGcatacatgctattctatgaAAGACATCAGtga